In Lactococcus paracarnosus, a genomic segment contains:
- a CDS encoding mannose/fructose/sorbose PTS transporter subunit IIA codes for MTAIIVSGHGQLSTGLLDAFEMIFGHDDKIIAVPFLKGEGIPQLQDKYQAVMAKFPDEPILFLVDVFGGTPYNSAVQLVFNNPLADVVTGVNLPMLLEIAAIKEFSDLDALKQQLKLINQEGFKIFSEVISAAKTTDPIDDEEDDLL; via the coding sequence ATGACAGCAATTATTGTCAGTGGGCATGGTCAATTGTCAACAGGCTTACTAGATGCTTTTGAAATGATTTTTGGTCATGACGATAAAATTATCGCTGTACCGTTTTTGAAAGGTGAAGGTATTCCGCAACTTCAAGACAAGTATCAAGCTGTAATGGCTAAGTTTCCAGATGAACCCATTTTATTTTTAGTAGACGTGTTTGGTGGCACACCTTATAACTCAGCAGTGCAACTGGTGTTCAATAACCCACTAGCAGATGTTGTGACAGGTGTTAACTTACCCATGCTACTCGAAATCGCAGCAATTAAAGAATTCAGTGACTTAGATGCGCTTAAGCAACAGTTAAAACTAATCAACCAAGAAGGCTTTAAAATCTTCTCGGAAGTCATTAGCGCAGCTAAGACAACAGACCCTATAGATGATGAAGAGGATGATTTATTATGA
- a CDS encoding PTS system mannose/fructose/N-acetylgalactosamine-transporter subunit IIB yields the protein MKIELARIDDRFIHGQVLTKWVKLRPIDRIIIVSDSVAADEMRKTLVLSVAPANVAASAVSVDKMIRAYKSPRYATTTAMLLFENPADIVRLVEGGVDLKEVNVGGMRFDVERKQITKSVSVTETDIAAFRRLKELGLKNELRQLPGDTSQDFNDILEGALKN from the coding sequence ATGAAAATTGAACTAGCAAGAATTGATGACCGTTTTATCCATGGACAAGTCTTAACTAAATGGGTAAAACTTCGCCCAATCGATCGCATTATCATTGTCAGTGATTCAGTTGCTGCAGATGAAATGCGTAAGACATTAGTCTTATCCGTTGCACCAGCCAATGTTGCGGCAAGTGCTGTATCAGTAGATAAGATGATTCGTGCCTATAAGTCACCTAGATATGCAACGACGACTGCTATGCTATTGTTTGAAAACCCAGCAGATATCGTTCGCCTTGTCGAAGGTGGTGTGGATTTGAAAGAAGTCAATGTTGGTGGGATGCGCTTTGATGTTGAACGCAAACAAATTACCAAATCTGTTTCTGTTACTGAAACAGACATTGCAGCCTTTAGAAGATTAAAAGAACTGGGATTGAAAAACGAGTTACGTCAGTTACCAGGAGATACATCACAGGACTTCAATGACATTCTAGAGGGTGCTTTGAAAAACTGA